From Acomys russatus chromosome 25, mAcoRus1.1, whole genome shotgun sequence, a single genomic window includes:
- the LOC127208746 gene encoding olfactory receptor 2Y1-like has product MGTSNASLWEGFILVGFSDFPQLEVFLFVFILVFYLLTLFGNTTIIALSRLDVRLHTPMYFFLSHLSFLDLCYTTSTVPQLLINLCGFDRTISYGGCVAQLLIFLALVSTECLLLGVMAFDRYAAVCRPLHYTTIMHPQLCQALAISSWVSGLVNSVIQTGLVMAMPLCSHRLNHFFCEMPIFLKLACEDTNGTEAKMFVARTIILIFPAALILGSYGHIARAILRIKSMAGRRKAFGTCGSHLIVVSLFYGSGIYTYLQPIHRYSENEGKFVAVFYTILTPILNPLIYTLRNKDVKGALWKVLGKSTDLV; this is encoded by the coding sequence ATGGGAACCTCCAATGCCAGCTTATGGGAAGGCTTCATATTGGTAGGCTTCTCCGATTTTCCTCAGCTGGAAGTgttcctctttgtttttattctagtcTTTTATCTGCTAACTCTCTTCGGCAACACCACCATCATTGCGCTCTCGCGGCTGGACGTCAGGCTGCACACACCGATgtactttttcctttcccatctttcttttctggACCTGTGCTACACCACAAGCACCGTACCGCAGCTTCTCATTAACCTCTGCGGGTTTGACAGGACCATCAGTTATGGAGGGTGCGTGGCTCAGCTCCTCATTTTCCTTGCCTTGGTCTCCACAGAGTGTCTGCTCCTGGGAGTCATGGCGTTTGACCGCTATGCTGCCGTGTGCCGTCCCCTGCACTACACCACCATTATGCACCCTCAGCTGTGTCAGGCATTGGCCATCTCCTCCTGGGTGTCTGGCCTTGTGAACTCTGTCATTCAGACGGGACTTGTTATGGCCATGCCCCTCTGTAGCCATCGGCTAAACCACTTCTTCTGCGAGATGCCCATATTCCTGAAGTTGGCTTGTGAGGACACTAATGGAACAGAGGCCAAGATGTTTGTGGCTCGAACAATAATCTTGATCTTCCCTGCAGCACTGATTCTGGGCTCCTATGGACACATTGCCAGGGCAATTTTGAGAATCAAGTCAATGGCTGGACGCAGAAAGGCCTTTGGGACTTGTGGGTCTCACCTCATTGtagtttctctgttttatggATCGGGCATATATACGTACCTCCAACCCATCCACAGATACTCAGAGAACGAGGGGAAGTTCGTTGCTGTTTTTTACACTATACTCACCCCCATTCTCAACCCCTTAATATACACTCTGAGGAACAAGGATGTAAAGGGGGCTCTGTGGAAGGTGCTAGGGAAAAGTACAGACTTAGTGTAA